Proteins encoded in a region of the Streptomyces sp. NBC_00258 genome:
- a CDS encoding TetR/AcrR family transcriptional regulator, producing the protein MAETGTTTPRERYRTQVRTEIKERAWEQIATAGATALSLNAIAKQMGMSGPALYRYFAGRDELITELIRDAYGSLADNLKATAESGAGLTALAHALREWALADPHRYFLIYGTPVPGYHAPDDVTGIAQDIMVTLLDACAALPSDGPATPFDTHLESHRQWAAGHPAPPAALHRGLAFWTRLHGVLSLELAGHFTGMRFDPALLYEAELDDLLRH; encoded by the coding sequence ATGGCGGAGACCGGTACGACGACCCCGCGGGAGCGCTACCGCACCCAGGTGCGTACGGAGATCAAGGAACGCGCGTGGGAGCAGATCGCCACGGCGGGCGCGACCGCGCTCTCCCTCAACGCGATCGCCAAGCAGATGGGCATGAGCGGCCCCGCGCTCTACCGGTACTTCGCCGGCCGCGACGAGCTGATCACCGAGCTGATCAGGGACGCGTACGGCAGCCTCGCCGACAACCTCAAGGCGACCGCCGAATCCGGCGCCGGCCTCACCGCGCTCGCGCACGCCCTGCGCGAGTGGGCCCTCGCGGACCCCCACCGCTACTTCCTCATCTACGGCACGCCCGTACCCGGCTACCACGCGCCGGACGACGTCACCGGAATCGCGCAGGACATCATGGTGACCCTGCTCGACGCCTGCGCCGCACTGCCCTCGGACGGTCCCGCGACGCCGTTCGACACCCACCTCGAAAGCCACCGCCAGTGGGCGGCCGGCCACCCCGCCCCGCCCGCGGCCCTCCACCGGGGCCTGGCCTTCTGGACCCGGCTGCACGGCGTTCTGTCGCTGGAACTCGCCGGTCACTTCACCGGGATGCGCTTCGACCCCGCGCTGCTGTACGAGGCCGAACTGGACGACCTGCTCAGGCACTGA
- a CDS encoding medium chain dehydrogenase/reductase family protein: protein MNAEALVEVVLPGKVEPEGLEIRHGAVPAAGPGQVVIRMEATGVSFAEQQMRRGRYYDQPPFPFVPGYDLVGTVAATGEGVEPGLAGTRVAALVKVGGWASHVLVDAADVVPVPDGVGAAEAETLVVNGITAWQMLHRKARVRAGQTVLVLGANGGVGSVLVQFARAAGVKVIGTASARHHDALRALGVIPVDYRTEDIPARVRELAPGGVDAVFDHVGGRGLVDSWRLLAPGGTLVSYGTASTRDDDGSKQLPVLKLLGRIWLWNALPNGRRAYFFNLWAGRALTGNRFRARLRADLTQVLEALQRGEITPQIAARLPLSRIADALRLAESGTVAGKIVLNP from the coding sequence ATGAACGCCGAAGCACTCGTCGAGGTCGTCCTGCCGGGCAAGGTCGAGCCGGAGGGGCTGGAGATCCGGCACGGAGCCGTCCCCGCCGCGGGCCCCGGCCAGGTCGTGATCCGGATGGAGGCGACCGGCGTCTCCTTCGCCGAGCAGCAGATGCGCCGCGGCAGGTACTACGACCAGCCGCCGTTCCCCTTCGTGCCCGGCTACGACCTGGTCGGGACCGTGGCGGCGACCGGTGAGGGTGTCGAGCCGGGCCTGGCCGGCACCCGGGTGGCCGCGCTGGTCAAGGTCGGCGGCTGGGCCAGCCACGTACTCGTCGACGCGGCGGACGTGGTGCCGGTGCCCGACGGGGTCGGCGCGGCGGAGGCGGAGACGCTGGTGGTCAACGGCATCACCGCCTGGCAGATGCTGCACCGCAAGGCACGCGTCCGCGCCGGGCAGACCGTCCTGGTGCTCGGCGCCAACGGCGGCGTCGGCTCGGTCCTGGTCCAGTTCGCCCGGGCCGCGGGCGTCAAGGTCATCGGCACGGCGTCCGCGCGCCACCACGACGCACTGCGGGCCCTGGGCGTCATCCCCGTCGACTACCGCACCGAGGACATCCCCGCCCGGGTCCGTGAACTCGCCCCCGGTGGAGTGGACGCCGTCTTCGACCACGTCGGCGGCCGGGGCCTCGTCGACTCCTGGCGCCTGCTCGCGCCCGGCGGCACGCTCGTCTCCTACGGCACCGCCTCCACCCGGGACGACGATGGCTCCAAGCAGTTGCCCGTACTCAAACTGCTCGGCCGGATCTGGCTGTGGAACGCGCTGCCCAACGGCCGCCGCGCGTACTTCTTCAACCTCTGGGCCGGGCGCGCCCTGACCGGGAACCGTTTCCGGGCCCGGCTGCGCGCCGACCTCACCCAGGTCCTGGAGGCCCTCCAGCGCGGTGAGATCACACCCCAGATCGCCGCGCGGCTGCCACTCTCCCGCATCGCCGACGCCCTGCGCCTGGCCGAGTCGGGCACCGTCGCCGGAAAGATCGTCCTGAACCCGTAG
- a CDS encoding nitroreductase/quinone reductase family protein, with product MSRYHETKFRVITKIQRWVANPVSRLLPFQTLLETTGRKSGLPRRTPVGGRRVGQEFWIVSEYGEKSQYVRNIQANPSVRVRDKGRWHHGTAHLLHKDDARTRLKSLPRLNSTAVRAVGTNLLTVRVDLTD from the coding sequence ATGTCGCGCTACCACGAGACCAAGTTCCGCGTCATCACGAAGATCCAGCGGTGGGTCGCGAACCCGGTGTCCAGACTGCTGCCGTTCCAGACGCTGTTGGAGACCACGGGACGCAAGTCGGGGCTGCCGCGACGGACGCCGGTCGGCGGGCGGCGGGTCGGCCAGGAGTTCTGGATCGTGTCCGAGTACGGCGAGAAGTCCCAGTACGTAAGGAACATCCAGGCGAACCCGAGCGTCCGGGTCCGCGACAAGGGCCGGTGGCACCACGGCACCGCCCACCTGCTGCACAAGGACGACGCCCGCACCCGCCTGAAGTCCCTGCCTCGCCTGAACAGCACCGCGGTCCGGGCGGTCGGGACGAACCTGCTGACCGTGCGGGTGGATCTGACGGACTGA
- a CDS encoding serine/threonine-protein kinase, producing the protein MNHATEVFQPLQADDPPTVAGYRLAARLGAGGMGRVYLSHTQGGRPVAIKVIRPELADDPIFRRGFRREIKAAQRVRGAYTAELIDGDADGVPPWLATLYVPGPSLADAVARRGPLPVPAVLWLMAGVAEALQAIHAAGIVHRDLKPSNVLLAADGPRVIDFGISLASGITSHTATGATVGTPQFMAPEQASGGEVTAATDVFALGQTAAFAALGEPLYGEGNSVGVLYRIVHSEPDLSVLPAQLRPLMARCLAADPGERATPAEIVEWCRQRLGGDADAGAGSAVWRQVMGPEVTVPSPVPHPTPVYAMPLLQQPQLQWRPQPTVPDERRAGRRRTRMLAVVVMVSSLLSVGVAWTNLNMSDRLRDRNASESSTSGQESSARSSASSSTSGASSGSGGGGRPSGGSRPSSAASKPPKPIAYPLMMLNATKPLDMKDPYRFLKDAEDVKDDRSAKERKADIRFVCGQTCALESDTSLVDWVPSEKPGATLESCRATLADADHRLPLAIVAAGSEICFEHPSGDIALFVVDVKSTALPDSGFVSGEMTVWRGAA; encoded by the coding sequence ATGAACCACGCGACTGAGGTGTTCCAGCCGTTGCAGGCGGACGATCCGCCCACGGTGGCCGGCTACCGCCTGGCCGCCCGGCTCGGCGCGGGAGGCATGGGCCGGGTCTACCTGTCGCACACCCAGGGCGGCCGACCGGTGGCGATCAAGGTGATCCGGCCGGAGCTGGCCGACGACCCGATCTTCCGGCGGGGGTTCCGCAGGGAGATAAAGGCGGCCCAGCGGGTCCGGGGCGCGTACACCGCGGAGCTGATCGACGGCGACGCGGACGGTGTACCGCCCTGGCTGGCCACGCTGTACGTGCCCGGCCCCTCGCTGGCGGACGCTGTCGCCCGGCGCGGACCCCTGCCGGTGCCCGCGGTGCTGTGGCTGATGGCGGGAGTGGCCGAGGCCCTGCAGGCCATCCATGCCGCGGGAATCGTGCACCGGGATCTGAAGCCGTCGAACGTGCTGCTGGCCGCCGACGGACCGCGGGTGATCGACTTCGGCATCTCGCTGGCCTCCGGCATCACCTCGCACACGGCCACGGGAGCCACCGTCGGCACGCCCCAGTTCATGGCTCCCGAGCAGGCGTCCGGGGGCGAGGTCACGGCGGCGACCGACGTGTTCGCACTCGGCCAGACAGCGGCGTTCGCGGCACTGGGCGAGCCGCTGTACGGGGAGGGCAACTCGGTCGGCGTGCTGTACCGGATCGTGCACTCGGAACCCGACCTGTCCGTGTTGCCCGCGCAGCTCCGTCCGCTGATGGCCCGGTGCCTCGCGGCCGATCCGGGGGAGCGGGCCACTCCGGCGGAGATCGTCGAGTGGTGCCGGCAGCGGCTGGGTGGGGATGCCGACGCCGGCGCGGGGTCGGCCGTCTGGCGGCAGGTCATGGGACCGGAGGTGACGGTTCCGTCCCCGGTTCCCCACCCGACCCCGGTGTACGCGATGCCGTTGCTCCAGCAGCCGCAACTGCAGTGGCGTCCGCAGCCGACGGTGCCGGACGAGCGGCGGGCCGGTCGGCGGCGTACCAGGATGCTTGCGGTCGTTGTGATGGTGAGTTCGTTGCTGTCGGTGGGCGTGGCATGGACGAACCTGAACATGTCGGACCGGCTCCGCGACCGGAACGCGTCCGAGTCCTCGACGTCCGGTCAGGAGTCCTCGGCACGGTCGTCGGCTTCCTCATCGACGTCCGGGGCGTCCTCGGGGTCGGGAGGCGGAGGCCGGCCATCAGGAGGCTCACGCCCCTCCTCGGCCGCGTCCAAGCCGCCGAAACCGATCGCGTACCCCTTGATGATGCTGAACGCGACGAAACCCCTGGACATGAAGGATCCCTACCGCTTCCTCAAGGACGCCGAAGACGTCAAGGACGACAGGAGTGCGAAGGAGCGCAAGGCGGACATCCGCTTCGTCTGCGGGCAGACCTGCGCGCTGGAGAGCGACACGAGTCTGGTCGACTGGGTGCCTTCCGAGAAGCCGGGCGCCACCCTGGAATCCTGTCGCGCAACCCTCGCCGACGCCGACCACAGGCTCCCGCTCGCCATTGTGGCGGCCGGCAGTGAGATCTGCTTCGAGCATCCCTCCGGAGACATCGCTCTGTTCGTGGTCGACGTGAAGTCGACCGCGCTGCCGGACAGTGGTTTCGTGTCCGGCGAGATGACGGTCTGGCGAGGGGCGGCCTAG
- a CDS encoding TetR/AcrR family transcriptional regulator: MSTKARILEVAAALVAESPDGDVSTRAVCEAAGVGAPALYRHFGDKEGLLSAVVDHGWDRYLATKRDRAPGTDPVQDLRDGWDTHVEFALHNPNLYRLMNSPAMRTPPAAALESHRILTADLQRAAEHGKLRLAPELAAQIIMSANVGVALMLVSRPATFTDVSVSRRVRDAVHTMVFTPDVMASPGTGTGTGTPGTPAAEASGTAEAADESRLPATAARLNALLRQAPAPVLSPAEDALLTEWLNRLSNAPRS, encoded by the coding sequence GTGAGTACGAAAGCGCGGATTCTCGAAGTGGCGGCGGCCCTCGTCGCCGAGTCGCCGGACGGGGACGTCTCGACCCGGGCGGTGTGCGAGGCGGCAGGGGTGGGCGCTCCCGCCCTCTACCGCCACTTCGGGGACAAGGAGGGCCTCCTGTCGGCGGTCGTCGACCACGGCTGGGACAGGTACCTCGCGACCAAGCGCGACCGAGCCCCCGGCACGGACCCCGTCCAGGACCTGAGGGACGGCTGGGACACCCACGTCGAGTTCGCCCTGCACAACCCGAACCTGTACCGCCTGATGAACTCCCCGGCGATGCGTACGCCCCCGGCGGCGGCCCTGGAGTCCCACCGCATCCTCACGGCGGACCTCCAACGGGCCGCGGAACACGGCAAGTTGCGCCTCGCCCCCGAGCTGGCCGCCCAGATCATCATGTCCGCCAACGTCGGCGTGGCCCTGATGCTGGTCTCCCGCCCGGCGACGTTCACCGACGTGTCGGTGTCCCGCCGGGTACGGGACGCGGTGCACACCATGGTCTTCACACCGGACGTGATGGCCTCGCCAGGGACAGGGACAGGGACAGGGACGCCGGGAACACCGGCGGCGGAGGCGTCGGGAACGGCAGAGGCCGCGGACGAGTCCCGCCTCCCCGCCACAGCGGCCCGTCTGAACGCCCTCCTGCGCCAGGCCCCGGCCCCGGTCCTCAGCCCCGCCGAGGACGCCCTCCTCACGGAGTGGCTGAACCGCCTCTCGAACGCGCCCCGGAGTTAG
- a CDS encoding SDR family NAD(P)-dependent oxidoreductase — protein MGKTIVITGAGSGFGALAARALADAGHTVYAAMRDTAGRNASRVAEAEAYAAEHQVDLRTVELDVLSQESADAAVATVLSGAGALDVVVHNAGHMVTGPTEAFTPEELAAVYDTNVLGTQRVNRAALPHLRAQEHGLVLWIGSTSTRGGTPPYLAPYFAAKAAMDALAVSYAAELARFGIETTIVVPGAFTSGTNHFATGGHPAEQAVLPAYEERYAGLMDQVAQRLAALAPADAPASLVADAIVEVVGTPSGERPFRVHVDPANDGSEEVSRVADRIRAEFLTRIGLDDLLAPHRAAA, from the coding sequence ATGGGCAAGACGATCGTCATCACGGGCGCGGGTTCGGGATTCGGCGCGCTCGCCGCACGCGCACTGGCCGACGCGGGTCATACGGTCTACGCGGCGATGCGCGACACGGCAGGGCGCAACGCGAGCCGGGTCGCGGAGGCCGAGGCGTACGCGGCCGAGCATCAAGTCGACCTGCGGACGGTCGAGTTGGACGTCCTCTCCCAGGAGTCCGCGGACGCCGCCGTCGCCACGGTCCTGTCCGGGGCCGGCGCGCTGGACGTGGTCGTCCACAACGCGGGCCACATGGTGACCGGCCCGACCGAGGCCTTCACGCCCGAGGAACTGGCCGCGGTGTACGACACGAACGTGCTGGGCACCCAGCGGGTCAACCGCGCCGCGCTGCCCCACCTGCGGGCCCAGGAGCACGGCCTGGTGCTCTGGATCGGCTCGACCTCGACCCGGGGCGGCACCCCGCCCTACCTCGCGCCGTACTTCGCCGCGAAGGCCGCGATGGACGCGCTCGCGGTGTCGTACGCGGCCGAGCTGGCCCGCTTCGGCATAGAGACGACCATCGTCGTGCCGGGCGCCTTCACCTCGGGCACGAACCACTTCGCGACCGGCGGCCACCCCGCCGAGCAGGCGGTCCTGCCCGCGTACGAGGAGCGGTACGCGGGCCTGATGGACCAGGTCGCCCAGCGTCTCGCCGCCCTCGCGCCCGCCGACGCCCCCGCTTCCCTGGTGGCCGACGCGATCGTCGAGGTCGTCGGCACCCCGTCCGGCGAGCGGCCCTTCCGGGTCCACGTCGACCCGGCGAACGACGGGTCGGAGGAGGTCAGCCGGGTCGCGGACCGCATCCGCGCCGAGTTCCTGACCCGCATAGGCCTGGACGACCTCCTCGCCCCGCACAGGGCGGCCGCGTGA
- a CDS encoding SDR family oxidoreductase, which yields MSDQPTTTPTRVAIVTGGSRGIGRETAERLATDGFAVVVNFAGNQAEADKTVAAITEAGGQALAFRADVADETEVAALFDAAESTYGGVDVVVHAAGVMTLAPLADFDLDALDRMHRTNIRGTFVVDQQAVRRLREGGAVVNFSSSVLALAIPGYSAYAASKGAVEAMTLILAREVRGRDITVNAVAPGPTATALFLDGKDEETIARMAAQPPLERLGTPEDIAGVVSFLAGPAGRWVNGQVLRANGGIA from the coding sequence ATGAGCGACCAGCCCACAACCACCCCCACCCGCGTCGCGATCGTCACCGGCGGATCCCGCGGTATCGGCCGCGAGACCGCGGAGCGCCTCGCCACCGACGGCTTCGCGGTCGTCGTGAACTTCGCGGGGAACCAGGCCGAGGCGGACAAGACCGTCGCAGCGATCACCGAGGCGGGCGGCCAGGCGCTCGCCTTCCGGGCCGACGTGGCGGACGAGACCGAGGTGGCGGCACTCTTCGACGCCGCGGAGTCGACGTACGGCGGAGTCGACGTGGTCGTCCACGCGGCCGGCGTCATGACACTGGCCCCGCTCGCCGACTTCGACCTCGACGCCCTCGACCGGATGCACCGCACGAACATCCGCGGCACGTTCGTCGTCGACCAGCAGGCCGTGCGCCGGCTGCGCGAGGGCGGCGCGGTCGTCAACTTCTCCAGCTCCGTGCTGGCCCTCGCCATCCCCGGCTACAGCGCGTACGCCGCGAGCAAGGGCGCCGTCGAGGCCATGACGCTGATCCTGGCCCGCGAGGTGCGCGGCCGGGACATCACGGTGAACGCGGTGGCCCCCGGCCCGACCGCCACCGCCCTGTTCCTGGACGGCAAGGACGAGGAGACCATCGCGCGGATGGCCGCCCAGCCGCCGCTGGAGCGCCTCGGCACCCCGGAGGACATCGCCGGAGTCGTGTCCTTCCTCGCCGGCCCGGCCGGCCGCTGGGTCAACGGCCAGGTGCTCCGCGCCAACGGCGGTATCGCGTAA
- a CDS encoding aldehyde dehydrogenase family protein codes for MTDGQRLFIGGSWVEPDGGHYEVIDPATEGVVGLAPEASRDQVHAAAAAAREAFRAWSRTAPEERAAVLHRAAEEIRRNIVPYAELAQAETGATTGTARAMQVGVGAARFQRYARVEPVEEPLAPQINEAGPFGKAAVMGALAVRQPVGVVTCITSYNNPWANPAGKIAPALAMGNTVVVKPAPQDPLSVYRMAQALEAAGVPPGVVNVVGGSRAEVGEAAVDSDDVDMVSFTGSTAVGRRIAEVCGRGMKRQLMELGGKGAAVVFEDADLESAVRGIGTTFSFYSGQICTAPTRVLAQRTVYDRLVSQLASYIGYLKVGDPRAEGTVVGPVISAAHRDRIESYVELGRKEGARVVAGGERPPSDRGFYVAPTLLADCTPDMRVVREEIFGPVVVVLPFDDEEEAVELANDSDYGLIDYVWSGDVARAFRVARQLRAGGVGVNTVGRNMEAPFGGFKQSGVGRDVGSYALHAYSELQSLVWPG; via the coding sequence GTGACGGACGGGCAGCGGCTGTTCATCGGCGGCTCGTGGGTGGAGCCGGACGGCGGCCACTACGAGGTGATCGACCCGGCGACCGAGGGTGTCGTCGGACTGGCTCCGGAGGCCTCGCGGGATCAGGTGCACGCTGCGGCCGCGGCGGCTCGCGAGGCCTTCCGGGCATGGTCGCGCACGGCACCCGAGGAGCGGGCCGCGGTCCTGCACCGGGCGGCCGAGGAGATCCGGCGCAACATCGTCCCGTACGCCGAGCTGGCCCAGGCCGAGACCGGGGCCACGACCGGCACCGCCCGCGCGATGCAGGTGGGTGTCGGGGCGGCCCGTTTCCAGCGGTACGCGCGCGTGGAGCCCGTCGAGGAGCCGCTGGCCCCGCAGATCAACGAGGCGGGCCCGTTCGGCAAGGCGGCCGTGATGGGCGCCCTCGCCGTACGCCAGCCGGTGGGCGTGGTCACCTGCATCACCTCGTACAACAACCCCTGGGCGAACCCGGCCGGCAAGATCGCCCCGGCACTCGCGATGGGCAACACGGTCGTCGTGAAGCCCGCCCCGCAGGATCCGCTCTCCGTGTACCGGATGGCTCAGGCGCTGGAGGCGGCGGGTGTGCCGCCGGGGGTCGTGAACGTCGTCGGCGGTTCGCGCGCGGAGGTCGGTGAGGCGGCCGTCGACTCGGACGACGTCGACATGGTGAGCTTCACCGGCTCGACCGCCGTCGGACGGCGTATCGCCGAGGTCTGCGGGCGCGGTATGAAGCGCCAGCTGATGGAACTGGGCGGGAAGGGCGCGGCGGTCGTCTTCGAGGACGCGGACCTGGAGTCCGCGGTCCGGGGAATCGGGACCACCTTCTCGTTCTACAGCGGACAGATCTGCACGGCCCCGACGAGGGTGCTCGCGCAGCGGACGGTGTACGACCGGCTGGTGTCCCAACTGGCTTCCTACATCGGCTATTTGAAGGTGGGGGACCCGCGGGCCGAGGGCACGGTCGTCGGTCCGGTGATCTCCGCGGCCCACCGGGACCGGATCGAGTCGTACGTCGAACTGGGCCGCAAGGAGGGGGCGCGGGTGGTCGCGGGCGGTGAACGGCCGCCGTCCGACCGGGGTTTCTACGTCGCCCCGACGCTCCTCGCCGACTGCACGCCCGACATGCGGGTCGTCCGCGAGGAGATCTTCGGCCCGGTCGTCGTGGTCCTCCCCTTCGACGACGAGGAGGAGGCCGTCGAGCTCGCCAACGACAGCGACTACGGCCTCATCGACTACGTCTGGTCCGGCGACGTCGCCCGCGCCTTCCGCGTGGCCCGGCAGCTGCGGGCCGGCGGCGTCGGCGTCAACACGGTCGGGCGCAACATGGAGGCTCCGTTCGGCGGCTTCAAACAGAGCGGGGTGGGCCGCGACGTCGGCTCGTACGCCCTGCACGCGTACTCGGAACTCCAGTCACTGGTGTGGCCGGGCTGA
- a CDS encoding N-acyl-D-amino-acid deacylase family protein, producing MLDHLIKGVTVVDGSGGPAFIADVGIRDGRIAVIGGQVTEEARTSEDASGLVLAPGFVDPHTHYDAQLFWDPYATPSLNHGVTTVAGGNCGFTLAPLNPSRPEDADYTRRMMSKVEGMSLVALEEGAPWSWHSFGEYLDALEGRIAVNAGFMVGHCALRRYVMGPEAVGGQPSPEQLEQMLALFHEAMESGAWGLSTTQSSTHSDGDGEPVASRHARPAELLALSQAVGDHEGTQIEAIVAGCLDQFSDDEIDLFVEMSAAAGRPLNWNVLTIDASVPERVPRQLAASERARKAGGRIVALTMPILTPMNMSLGTFCALNLIPGWGEVLGLPVPERIEKLRDPVIRREMLRRADSKEAGVFRRLADFGRYVIGDTYSAENEGLTGRVVRDIAAERGQEPFECIVEICANDGMRTVLWPMPTDNDPDSWALRQETWRHEDVMLGGSDAGAHLDRMCGAPYTTRFIGDCLRGRKLTTLEQAVKMLTDDPAKLFGLRERGRIAEGFHADLVLFDPDRIDAGKATLVHDLPGDSPRLDSKAIGITAVWVNGVEAIRGDVVTGAVPGKVLRSGRDTRTVSTK from the coding sequence GATCCCCACACCCACTACGACGCGCAGCTCTTCTGGGACCCGTATGCCACGCCCTCCCTCAACCACGGGGTGACGACGGTCGCCGGGGGCAACTGCGGGTTCACGCTCGCGCCCTTGAACCCGTCGCGGCCCGAGGACGCCGACTACACGCGGCGGATGATGTCCAAGGTCGAGGGGATGTCGCTGGTCGCGCTGGAGGAGGGTGCGCCGTGGAGCTGGCATTCCTTCGGGGAGTATCTCGATGCTCTGGAGGGGCGGATCGCGGTCAACGCGGGCTTCATGGTGGGGCACTGTGCGCTCAGGCGGTATGTGATGGGGCCGGAGGCCGTCGGCGGGCAGCCCTCGCCCGAGCAGCTGGAGCAGATGCTGGCGCTCTTCCACGAGGCGATGGAGTCCGGTGCCTGGGGGCTCTCCACCACGCAGTCGTCCACCCACTCCGACGGTGACGGCGAGCCCGTCGCCTCGCGGCACGCCAGGCCGGCCGAACTGCTCGCCCTCTCCCAGGCGGTGGGCGATCACGAGGGCACGCAGATCGAGGCCATCGTGGCGGGCTGTCTCGACCAGTTCAGCGACGACGAGATCGATCTGTTCGTGGAGATGAGCGCGGCGGCGGGCCGACCGCTGAACTGGAACGTGCTGACGATCGACGCGTCCGTCCCCGAGCGCGTCCCGCGTCAGCTGGCGGCAAGTGAGCGGGCCCGTAAGGCCGGTGGGCGGATCGTGGCGCTGACGATGCCGATCCTCACGCCGATGAACATGTCGCTGGGGACCTTCTGCGCGCTGAACCTGATACCCGGGTGGGGCGAGGTGCTCGGCCTTCCCGTGCCCGAGCGGATCGAGAAACTCCGGGACCCCGTGATCCGTCGCGAAATGCTGCGGCGGGCCGACTCCAAGGAGGCCGGTGTCTTCCGGCGCCTCGCCGACTTCGGGCGGTACGTCATCGGGGACACCTACAGCGCGGAGAACGAGGGGCTCACCGGACGGGTCGTACGGGACATCGCGGCCGAGCGTGGCCAGGAACCCTTCGAGTGCATCGTCGAGATCTGCGCCAACGACGGTATGCGTACGGTCCTTTGGCCCATGCCGACCGACAACGACCCCGACTCGTGGGCGCTGCGCCAGGAGACGTGGCGGCACGAGGACGTGATGCTCGGCGGCTCGGACGCGGGCGCCCATCTGGACCGGATGTGCGGGGCGCCGTACACGACCCGTTTCATCGGGGACTGTCTGCGGGGCCGGAAGCTGACGACCCTGGAGCAGGCGGTGAAGATGCTCACGGACGACCCGGCGAAGCTCTTCGGGCTGCGTGAGCGCGGACGGATAGCGGAGGGCTTCCATGCGGACCTCGTGCTCTTCGACCCGGACCGGATCGACGCCGGCAAGGCCACCCTGGTGCACGACCTGCCGGGAGACAGCCCGCGCCTCGACTCGAAGGCGATCGGCATAACGGCCGTATGGGTCAACGGAGTCGAGGCGATACGGGGCGACGTGGTGACCGGTGCCGTACCGGGCAAGGTGCTGCGGTCGGGCCGGGACACGCGAACGGTGAGCACGAAGTGA